Genomic segment of Mucilaginibacter sabulilitoris:
CTAAAAACACAAAAGCGTGTCCAGCAACAATTCCCCAAAGTCCATTTAAAAATTGGACGCGTAATAAGGTTTAAAAGTTGGCACCAATTAACGGTCAATTGCCCTTTTAGGCACAAAATACACTCTCGTTGAACTAATTTTAAACCTTTTTGGCCAAATTTCAACCCTGTTGCGGGGTATATTTATATAGGTTTGTTTTTAACACAACCGATTACCTGGTTTATCCGGGCATCGATGCTGATCACTAATTATAACCACTATTAACCTTGCCGGCAAACAACCAATAGTCGGCGCTTTTAACTTTTTGCTATGAGAAAAATTTTACTTGTTTTTTTAACAATTATTGCGCAGCGCTTTATTAATGTGCAATCACAACAGCCACCTAATCTTCGGTTCGGCTAAAAATATAAACCGGAGAAATGCAGCCACTACAGCTTAAACTTATTGCAAAGGCGTAACCGGCACTTCTTTACTGATAAGAAACCGGCAGATCGATGTTCGCTTCGCCTGCATTGTTCAATTCAGTCCCATCTAATTTATAAACCAATTATCAAACCAATTTAATAATGAATTTACCTGAACAATTATTATTCAATGCCGGGCCCGATCGGCAAAAAATCCGGCTTCTTAACCGAAGCTTTGTGCTCAGTATCTTTCTTTTGCTGGCGATGACTTGCCGGCTGTTTGCCCAGGCAGACAAAACAGTGAGTGGTACCGTCAAGGACGAGCATGACCGGTCATTACCGGGCGTAAGTATAACCTTTAAAGGTACATCAACCGGCACAACTACCGATGCTAACGGCCATTACAGCTTAAAAGTTAAAACCGGCCAGAATATACTGGTGTTTTCCTTTATTGGCTATGCTTCGATCGAAGAAACCATCAACAATCGTACAATCATTAACATATCACTGGCCGGAAGCCAAAAAGACCTGAATGAAATTGTGGTTATAGGTTACGGTACGGTTAAAAGGCGCGATTTAACGGGCGCTGTAGCTTCGGTTAGCGGAAAAGACATTGCGGCTACACCGGTTCCTAACGTGGCACAGGCCATGCAAGGTAAGTTACCAGGGGTAAACATTACATCGCAGGATGGTCGCCCGGGTGCAGGTATTAACATCCGCGTACGTGGCGGAACTTCCATATCACAAAGCAACCAGGCATTGGTACTTATTGATGGTGTCCCGGGCAATTTAAATGATATCCCCGGCGATCAGGTAGAAAGTATTGACGTGTTAAAAGATGCCTCATCGGCAGCTATCTATGGTTCTCGCGGTGCCAATGGTGTAGTACTTGTTACCACCAAATCGGCCAAAGCAGGTAAAACTAACGTAAGCTATAATGGCTATGTTAAAATTAATACGCCAAACAAATATTTACAAGCCTTAAGCCCTTACGATTATCTGCAATATGTGTGGGCTAATGCGGCTGCAAACGGTACTGCTTACCAAACACCTTTTGAACAATTATATGGCCTGGGAGCAAATGCTGGCAGCAACGCAGGCGGAATAGAGAGTTACCGGAACCTTCCAACAGATGATATCCAAAAGCAAGCCTATAAACAGTCAATATCGTGGAACCACGCCCTTACGATATCAGGCGGTACCGACAAAACAAAGGTGCTGTTCTCGGCCACCTATAGTGATGATGAAGGTATGAAACTGCAATCATATCAGCGTCGGGCTACAGCAGCATTTAAACTTACCCAAAAAATATTTGACAATGTTACGTTTGACTTAAACACTCGTTACGCGAATACGCCAACGCTTGGCGATGAGGGCATTACAAGCGGAAGCGGCTCAATATTATCTTCTGCTTATCGTTTTCGCCCAATTGCCACTAACCATATTTTAGGCAGTGTGCCTGCATTAACAGCAAGCAATAATATATCGCAATATGGTAAAAACGCTTTGTGGGATAACTATAGTCCTGTGGCGCGTATCAGTGATTACGACCCGCTTAGCCTTTCGTCAAATTTTGTTGGAATAGCCTCATTGAACTGGGGGATTATTAAAGGTTTAACCTATCATACCGATTTTAGCGGAAACGGTACCTGGACACAGCGTAAATACTGGTCGGGCGCTACTTATAATGGCTATATGGACGATGCAACCGGTAATAAATTGTATGCCGGTAATGCCGACTATCGTAAAAACGACAGTTGGGGCTTGCGCTGGGCAAATACATTGGGCTATGAGTTTAATATTAATAAGGATAATAAGATTAGCTTATTGGCAGGAACGGAGTTTTTCAATTCGGGGGGTACCGGTATTTCGATACAGGCAAATTACTTTCCATCAAACTTTACAGAGCAAACTGCCTTTGCCCAGATCAACCAATATGACAGGACAAAAAATTCATTCGCATTTTCATCCAGCGTAAATACCCCCGACCGTCTTAATTCATACTTTGGCCGTGCCATGTATAACTTCATGGATAAGTATTTATTGACACTTACATTCCGTGCTGATGGTTCTTCCAGGTTTGCCGGCAATAACCGCTGGGGATATTTCCCGGGCGGCGCGTTTGCATGGAGGATATCGCAGGAACCTTTCATGAAAAATGTTAACTGGGTCGACAACTTGAAACTTCGCGCATCTTACGGTGCCGTTGGTAATAATAATATCCCTACAGGGCTTAACACGCAGTCATGGGGTTCTGTAACTGATCCAAGAAATCAGTACGACATCAACCACACTACCCTCGCCGCGTATTCGTTAAGCAACCCTACTGTTTTATCTAATCCGGATTTAAAATGGGAAACTACCATTACCCGCGATATTGGAACTGATTTTAGTTTGTTTGGTGACAGATTATCGGGTACTGTTGATGTATATTGGAATACCACTAAAGACGTACTTACCCAAACCAGTATACCCGGTGTTACCGGCTTTACTTACACCTATGCCAATATCGGGCAAATAAGTAACAGAGGTATAGAACTATCGCTTTTAGGCACAGTGTTCAAAA
This window contains:
- a CDS encoding SusC/RagA family TonB-linked outer membrane protein, whose translation is MNLPEQLLFNAGPDRQKIRLLNRSFVLSIFLLLAMTCRLFAQADKTVSGTVKDEHDRSLPGVSITFKGTSTGTTTDANGHYSLKVKTGQNILVFSFIGYASIEETINNRTIINISLAGSQKDLNEIVVIGYGTVKRRDLTGAVASVSGKDIAATPVPNVAQAMQGKLPGVNITSQDGRPGAGINIRVRGGTSISQSNQALVLIDGVPGNLNDIPGDQVESIDVLKDASSAAIYGSRGANGVVLVTTKSAKAGKTNVSYNGYVKINTPNKYLQALSPYDYLQYVWANAAANGTAYQTPFEQLYGLGANAGSNAGGIESYRNLPTDDIQKQAYKQSISWNHALTISGGTDKTKVLFSATYSDDEGMKLQSYQRRATAAFKLTQKIFDNVTFDLNTRYANTPTLGDEGITSGSGSILSSAYRFRPIATNHILGSVPALTASNNISQYGKNALWDNYSPVARISDYDPLSLSSNFVGIASLNWGIIKGLTYHTDFSGNGTWTQRKYWSGATYNGYMDDATGNKLYAGNADYRKNDSWGLRWANTLGYEFNINKDNKISLLAGTEFFNSGGTGISIQANYFPSNFTEQTAFAQINQYDRTKNSFAFSSSVNTPDRLNSYFGRAMYNFMDKYLLTLTFRADGSSRFAGNNRWGYFPGGAFAWRISQEPFMKNVNWVDNLKLRASYGAVGNNNIPTGLNTQSWGSVTDPRNQYDINHTTLAAYSLSNPTVLSNPDLKWETTITRDIGTDFSLFGDRLSGTVDVYWNTTKDVLTQTSIPGVTGFTYTYANIGQISNRGIELSLLGTVFKNKDWRVAAGGNITFNKNKVDKLASNVTGLYGTNWASSATYPASDYQLVVGRPVGLVRGLTYDGFYTPNDFTYSNGMYTLKSGVPDLTSVSGGVVHGVTTGADRPTGQIAYPGVPKYKDLNNDGKIDDKDLAVIGNTTPKFTGGFNISVAYKNIDLGLNFNYSVGNDIYNANKLASLYGPKEAGVYENKLAIMTNAYKIYNVVNGQLVRLKTPDEFNAANANAALPLAYSETGVTSTLGIEKGSFLRLNTLTLGYTVPKSALKKIGVGSLRVYGSVYNLLTITGYSGLDPEVGVNDNANSSPYPTTGFDFGSYPRARSFVVGVNLNF